The following proteins come from a genomic window of Alphaproteobacteria bacterium:
- a CDS encoding ATP-dependent metallopeptidase FtsH/Yme1/Tma family protein: MKKLKRFRKKSAIFWLTLFLGTILFFQIFSGELERPAQELNYSELVQKIKTEDIRQVSIKGKYTTALDKKGVYYKAFIPYPEKLLEKLDNKNIEVKLLPVDADFTSKLPIFMPFITLLMILGLLYILGRSLSVTGSRAMGLGKSRAKIQSEKSINARFKDVAGIDEAKSELQTVVEFLKNPKKFEKLGGKIPKGVLLYGPPGNGKTLLARAIAGEAGVRFYTISGSDFVEMVVGVGAARVRDLFDQAKKHTPCIIFIDELDAIGRKRNMGMVSGGHEEREQTLNQLLVEMDGFESNKGIIIIAATNRVDVLDSALLRPGRFDRHVPVTPPDIFGRTKILEVHTRNMPLATDVKLEVIARGTPGFSGADLESLANEAALYAAQKNQKTITMKDFEYAKDKIIMGAEKQGRALSIEDRETVAYHEAGHAVLAYFTKGAHPIHKVTIIPRGQALGMVVQLPEKDEVLISKQKALANIIVAMGGRIAEEMFFGADRVTSGASNDIMQATNIAKKMVTEWALSDDQETAVFRNYIEDSDHHYGPQNAFSESVMERNDKRIENILKDSYKKAVSTIKKYKKELENLAKALLEFETLDLDEVTLLFEKGVFPTKESHKPS; this comes from the coding sequence TTGAAAAAGCTTAAGCGTTTTAGAAAAAAATCAGCAATTTTCTGGCTCACACTCTTCTTGGGTACGATCTTATTTTTTCAAATTTTTTCAGGCGAACTTGAAAGACCGGCGCAAGAATTAAATTATTCCGAGCTGGTTCAAAAAATCAAAACGGAAGATATTCGACAAGTCTCTATAAAGGGGAAATACACAACAGCACTTGATAAAAAAGGTGTTTATTATAAGGCCTTTATTCCCTACCCTGAAAAATTACTTGAAAAACTAGATAATAAAAATATTGAAGTGAAACTCCTTCCTGTGGATGCGGACTTTACGTCAAAACTACCTATATTCATGCCATTTATCACACTACTCATGATTCTTGGGCTACTATATATACTTGGAAGAAGTTTAAGCGTCACAGGTAGTCGCGCTATGGGCCTTGGTAAGTCAAGAGCTAAAATTCAAAGTGAAAAATCCATCAACGCCCGTTTTAAAGATGTTGCAGGCATCGATGAAGCAAAAAGCGAATTACAAACTGTTGTAGAGTTTTTAAAAAATCCTAAGAAATTTGAAAAACTCGGCGGCAAAATACCAAAAGGCGTTTTGCTATACGGACCCCCAGGAAACGGAAAAACCTTACTTGCACGCGCAATTGCTGGAGAAGCTGGTGTAAGATTTTATACGATCTCCGGCTCGGACTTTGTTGAAATGGTTGTAGGTGTGGGTGCCGCACGTGTAAGAGATCTATTCGACCAAGCAAAAAAGCATACACCGTGTATAATTTTTATTGATGAACTAGATGCCATTGGACGCAAAAGAAATATGGGTATGGTTAGTGGTGGTCACGAAGAAAGAGAACAAACTCTTAACCAACTTCTGGTTGAAATGGATGGATTTGAAAGTAATAAAGGTATTATTATCATTGCAGCAACAAACCGCGTGGATGTTCTTGACAGCGCTCTACTGCGACCAGGGCGATTTGATCGTCATGTTCCTGTTACGCCTCCAGATATTTTTGGCAGAACAAAAATTTTGGAAGTGCATACACGCAATATGCCCCTTGCAACAGATGTAAAACTTGAGGTTATCGCAAGAGGAACGCCTGGATTTTCAGGTGCCGACCTAGAAAGCCTTGCAAACGAAGCCGCCCTTTATGCTGCCCAAAAAAATCAAAAAACAATTACTATGAAGGATTTTGAGTATGCTAAAGACAAAATTATCATGGGTGCAGAAAAACAAGGTCGCGCCCTTTCAATAGAGGACCGTGAGACAGTCGCATATCATGAAGCGGGACATGCTGTCTTGGCGTATTTCACAAAAGGCGCACATCCTATTCATAAGGTTACAATTATACCAAGAGGTCAAGCATTGGGGATGGTTGTGCAATTACCTGAAAAAGATGAAGTGCTAATTTCCAAACAAAAAGCATTAGCTAATATTATTGTTGCTATGGGCGGAAGAATTGCGGAAGAAATGTTCTTTGGTGCTGACCGCGTTACATCTGGAGCATCTAATGACATTATGCAAGCAACGAATATTGCTAAAAAAATGGTGACAGAATGGGCTTTGAGCGATGATCAAGAAACTGCTGTATTCAGAAATTATATTGAAGACTCAGATCATCACTACGGACCTCAAAATGCATTTTCCGAAAGTGTTATGGAACGAAATGATAAACGTATTGAAAATATCCTAAAAGATTCCTATAAGAAAGCTGTTAGCACAATTAAAAAATATAAAAAGGAACTGGAAAATCTTGCTAAAGCTTTACTTGAATTTGAGACCTTAGACTTGGATGAAGTAACACTTTTGTTTGAAAAAGGAGTTTTTCCAACCAAGGAGTCTCATAAACCTTCATGA